A genomic segment from Agrobacterium vitis encodes:
- a CDS encoding IMPACT family protein, whose translation MFTLPGLHSYEQEIKKSRFRATAFPISHENDIRPLLDRQSDATANHNCWAWRLGQTYRFNDDGEPSGTAGKPILQAIDGQTLDGVLVIVTRWFGGILLGSGGLIRAYGGTAAQCLRQAEKVEIINRTTKTIRIGFADLALVKARLTAIDDLLVIKESFTDTGAELTLAIPEERLDATLGMIVDVSAGRVQVLKDVIGAL comes from the coding sequence ATGTTTACCCTTCCCGGCCTACACAGCTATGAACAGGAGATCAAGAAGAGCCGGTTTCGCGCCACCGCTTTTCCGATCTCCCATGAAAATGACATCCGTCCCCTTCTGGACCGCCAGTCCGATGCCACCGCCAACCACAATTGTTGGGCATGGCGGCTGGGGCAAACCTATCGCTTCAATGACGATGGCGAACCCTCCGGCACTGCGGGAAAACCGATCCTGCAAGCCATCGACGGCCAGACGCTGGATGGCGTGCTGGTCATCGTTACCCGCTGGTTCGGTGGCATTCTTCTGGGGAGTGGCGGCCTGATCCGGGCCTATGGCGGCACGGCGGCGCAATGCCTGCGGCAAGCCGAAAAGGTGGAAATCATTAACAGGACCACAAAGACCATCCGAATCGGCTTTGCCGATCTTGCGCTGGTCAAGGCCCGGCTTACCGCTATCGACGATCTGCTTGTCATCAAGGAGAGTTTTACCGATACCGGCGCCGAGTTGACCCTCGCCATCCCGGAGGAACGGCTGGACGCAACCCTCGGCATGATCGTTGACGTCAGCGCCGGACGGGTTCAGGTGCTCAAGGACGTGATTGGCGCGCTGTAA
- a CDS encoding SDR family NAD(P)-dependent oxidoreductase yields MNSRNPPRHVIITGGSSGIGLALAKAYLLAGSKVSLVARSLARLETARDSLPQSCFSHIGLHAADVTDYHALSVALRAAEDSFGPCDLLMTCAGIVHPASMEALDVADARQQLDINVMGTIHAIKALWAGMIARGGTMLLISSGAAFIGLHGYGPYCASKAALVGLADSLRMEAVGTKLTVAICFPPDTDTPQLAAELPLRSPQAQRVMGTVKPWNADAVAARIVRQLQKGRREIVFGMTLLLLARFGSLVRPVLYWWYSRR; encoded by the coding sequence GTGAACAGCCGCAACCCGCCGCGCCATGTGATCATTACCGGCGGATCGAGCGGGATCGGGCTGGCCTTGGCGAAAGCCTATCTGCTGGCTGGGTCAAAGGTCAGTCTCGTTGCCCGCTCACTGGCGCGGCTTGAGACAGCACGTGACAGCCTACCACAATCCTGTTTTTCACATATCGGACTTCATGCAGCGGATGTAACGGATTATCACGCCTTGTCAGTCGCCTTGCGGGCTGCTGAGGATAGTTTCGGACCCTGCGATCTGCTGATGACCTGTGCGGGTATCGTTCATCCAGCCAGCATGGAAGCCTTGGACGTGGCCGATGCACGCCAGCAACTCGATATCAATGTCATGGGCACGATCCACGCCATCAAAGCCTTGTGGGCGGGGATGATCGCACGGGGCGGCACCATGCTGTTGATTTCCTCCGGGGCCGCATTCATTGGTCTGCATGGCTACGGTCCTTATTGCGCCTCCAAGGCGGCGCTGGTGGGGCTGGCCGATTCGCTACGCATGGAAGCGGTTGGCACGAAGCTGACGGTGGCGATCTGTTTTCCGCCCGATACCGATACGCCGCAGCTTGCCGCAGAATTGCCCTTGCGCTCGCCTCAGGCACAGAGGGTTATGGGGACGGTCAAGCCCTGGAATGCGGATGCTGTGGCGGCACGCATCGTTCGCCAGCTGCAAAAAGGCCGCCGGGAGATTGTCTTCGGAATGACGCTCCTGCTGCTCGCCCGCTTCGGGTCGCTGGTGCGTCCGGTTTTATATTGGTGGTATAGCCGCCGTTGA
- a CDS encoding aminotransferase class I/II-fold pyridoxal phosphate-dependent enzyme, which translates to MNENKRQDLLARMRGVQKDVDRSRATRSQQSVSRSQPGFAELPEYKQVVMQKLVSEQLNMPNPFYRAHESASGATADIDGRAYDNFASYDYLGLNSDPRIRDAAMTAIDQFGISASASRVVAGERTIHAELEKAFAKNYQTEDAICFVSGYLTNVTTIGSLMGPKDLVIHDEFIHNSALTGIKLSGANRRFFKHNDMADLDRILASLAPLHERILVISEGIFSMDGDVADLPGLLALKKQYNFWLMMDEAHSLGVLGQRGHGIFEHFNLDPADVDIWMGTLSKTTCSCGGYVAGSEALITLLKAQAGGFVYSVGLAPALAASAIASLSVLDEEPDRVEALRRNSQLFLEQAKLRGLDTGLSEGFSVVPVIVADSVRAVQLSNELFEAGINALPIIYPAVPEGLARLRFFITSAHTPDQITRSVDKVAEILDRLKAENFGMGSMDVQKVMLQLAQR; encoded by the coding sequence ATGAATGAGAACAAGCGTCAGGATCTGCTGGCCCGTATGCGTGGCGTACAAAAGGATGTGGACCGGAGCCGGGCCACTCGCAGCCAGCAGAGCGTGTCGCGCAGCCAGCCTGGTTTTGCCGAACTGCCTGAATATAAGCAGGTGGTGATGCAGAAGCTTGTCAGCGAGCAGCTGAATATGCCCAATCCGTTTTACCGGGCGCATGAGAGCGCCTCCGGGGCAACGGCTGATATTGACGGGCGCGCTTACGACAATTTTGCCTCCTATGACTATCTCGGCTTGAACAGCGATCCGCGCATTCGCGATGCCGCCATGACCGCCATCGACCAGTTTGGTATTTCGGCGTCCGCAAGCCGGGTCGTTGCCGGTGAGCGCACCATTCATGCCGAGCTGGAAAAGGCCTTTGCCAAGAACTACCAGACCGAGGACGCCATCTGTTTCGTCAGCGGCTATCTCACCAATGTCACGACCATCGGCAGCCTGATGGGGCCGAAAGACCTGGTGATCCATGACGAGTTCATTCACAACAGCGCCCTGACGGGCATCAAGCTGTCGGGCGCCAATCGCCGTTTCTTCAAGCACAATGACATGGCGGATCTGGACCGCATTCTCGCAAGCCTTGCACCCCTGCATGAACGGATCCTGGTGATCTCGGAGGGCATTTTCTCCATGGATGGAGACGTTGCCGATTTGCCGGGTCTTCTTGCGTTGAAAAAACAGTATAATTTCTGGCTGATGATGGACGAGGCCCATTCACTGGGCGTGCTTGGACAGCGTGGCCACGGCATTTTCGAACATTTCAATCTCGATCCCGCCGATGTCGATATCTGGATGGGGACGCTGTCGAAAACCACCTGTAGCTGCGGCGGCTATGTTGCCGGCAGCGAGGCGCTGATCACGCTGTTGAAGGCGCAGGCCGGTGGTTTTGTCTATAGTGTCGGCCTGGCGCCAGCGCTGGCGGCTTCTGCCATCGCCAGCCTTTCCGTACTGGACGAAGAACCGGACCGGGTAGAGGCCTTGCGTCGCAACAGCCAGCTTTTCCTGGAGCAGGCCAAGCTGCGGGGTCTGGATACCGGGCTTAGCGAAGGGTTCTCGGTGGTGCCTGTGATTGTTGCCGATTCGGTGCGCGCCGTGCAGCTGTCGAATGAATTGTTCGAGGCGGGCATCAATGCCTTGCCGATTATCTATCCGGCGGTGCCGGAAGGCCTGGCGCGCCTGCGGTTCTTCATCACAAGCGCCCATACGCCCGACCAGATTACCCGCAGCGTCGATAAGGTGGCGGAAATCCTGGACCGGTTGAAGGCCGAGAATTTCGGCATGGGCTCGATGGATGTCCAGAAGGTCATGCTGCAATTGGCGCAGCGCTGA
- a CDS encoding Lrp/AsnC family transcriptional regulator, with amino-acid sequence MVKMELDSGIDQFDMKIVEALSQDGRMSITDLSERVGLSKTPCQVRLKRLMDDGYILGFRAVLDARKFGLDHIAFAEVKLSDTRETALTEFNTAVRKIREVEECHMIAGAFDYLLKVRTGDIRRYRQVLGEKISSLPHVASTSTFVVMQAVKEYGR; translated from the coding sequence ATGGTAAAAATGGAATTGGACAGTGGGATCGACCAATTCGATATGAAAATTGTCGAGGCGCTGTCGCAGGATGGCCGCATGTCGATTACCGACCTGTCCGAGCGGGTGGGACTGTCGAAAACACCCTGCCAGGTGCGCCTGAAACGGCTGATGGATGACGGCTATATTCTCGGCTTCCGCGCCGTGCTGGATGCCCGCAAATTCGGCCTCGACCACATCGCCTTCGCCGAGGTGAAACTGTCCGACACCCGTGAAACGGCATTGACGGAATTCAACACGGCGGTCCGCAAAATCCGGGAAGTGGAGGAGTGCCATATGATCGCCGGCGCCTTCGACTATCTGTTGAAGGTGCGCACCGGCGATATCCGTCGCTATCGGCAGGTTCTGGGTGAGAAGATCTCCAGCTTGCCGCATGTGGCGAGCACATCGACCTTCGTCGTCATGCAGGCGGTCAAGGAATATGGGCGGTAG
- the putA gene encoding trifunctional transcriptional regulator/proline dehydrogenase/L-glutamate gamma-semialdehyde dehydrogenase — MNQTVSVASQAVSSSPEPIFAAFAPPVRQPSPLRQAITAAYRRPEPECLSPLLAAARLPDAMRRAVEGTARTLIEALRAKHRGSGVEGLVHEYSLSSQEGVALMCLAEALLRIPDHATRDALIRDKIAEGDWKAHLGGGRSLFVNAATWGLVVTGKLTSTVNDRGLSAALTRLIARCGEPVIRRGVDMAMRMMGEQFVTGETIEEALKRARPLEARGFRYSYDMLGEAATTAGDAARYFRDYQQAIHAIGKASAGRGIYDGPGISIKLSALHPRYSRTKAERVMRELLPQVKALALLAKHYDIGLNIDAEEADRLELSLDLLEDLCLDPALSGWDGMGFVVQAYGKRCPFVLDFIIDLAHRAERRIMVRLVKGAYWDAEIKRAQVDGLADFPVYTRKVHTDVSYIACAKKLLAARDVIFPQFATHNAQTLAAIYHLAGPDFKTGSYEFQCLHGMGEPLYDEVVGKAKLDRPCRIYAPVGTHETLLAYLVRRLLENGANSSFVNRIADPTVSVDALIADPTETVLAMAQPGAKHDRIALPADLFEGRKNSAGLDLSNEAVLQVLGETLRQTVLGSWDAVPALIAGTSAGPVRPVVNPGDHRDVVGAIREATEEEARQAVADAALHAQTWAQTVPLERARMLDEAADLMQARLPMLLGLIMREAGKSAANAIAEVREAIDFLRYYAEQARRTLGPVYAPLGPIVCISPWNFPLAIFTGQVAAALVAGNPVLAKPAEETPLIAAEAIRLLHQAGVPAAALQLLPGDGRIGAALVASPQVAGVMFTGSTEVAKLIQKELAGRLLANGRPIPLIAETGGQNAMIVDSSALAEQVVADVIASAFDSAGQRCSALRVLCLQEEVADRILAMLKGALHELTLGRTDRLSTDIGPVITAEAKGVIEAHIDAMRAKGKALEQIGAGEGTEHGTFVTPTIIEIGALSDLKREVFGPVLHVLRYRRNDLDRLIDQINATGYGLTFGLHTRLDETIAHVTSRVKAGNLYINRNVIGAVVGVQPFGGRGLSGTGPKAGGPLYLGRLVEKPPVPPHHSSVHVDPGLLDFAKWLDEQGETAAAEATRNLGSLSAVGLVQDLLGPVGERNLYALHPRGTILLLPRTSQGLYRQMASALATGNSIVIDTSAGLHEALAGLPDGLLARISFVETSGWAEAGPFAGALLEGEGEQIIERAKSIAALPGPLVLLQAASSDELGVDDAYCLNWLVEEVSVSTNTAAAGGNASLMAIG; from the coding sequence ATGAACCAGACCGTTTCCGTCGCATCGCAGGCCGTTTCATCCTCTCCAGAGCCAATCTTTGCCGCTTTCGCGCCGCCGGTACGTCAGCCAAGCCCTTTGCGCCAGGCGATCACGGCTGCCTATCGCCGGCCAGAACCGGAATGCCTGTCACCGCTGCTGGCGGCGGCACGCTTGCCGGATGCCATGCGCCGCGCCGTCGAGGGTACTGCCCGCACACTGATCGAAGCCCTGCGCGCCAAGCACAGGGGCAGCGGCGTTGAAGGGCTGGTGCATGAATATTCGCTGTCCAGCCAGGAGGGCGTGGCGCTGATGTGCCTCGCTGAAGCGCTGCTGCGCATTCCCGACCACGCCACCCGTGATGCGCTGATCCGCGACAAGATTGCCGAGGGGGATTGGAAAGCCCATCTCGGCGGTGGCCGGTCGCTGTTCGTCAATGCGGCCACCTGGGGACTGGTGGTGACTGGCAAGCTGACCTCGACCGTCAATGATCGCGGTCTTTCGGCAGCCCTGACCCGGCTGATTGCCCGGTGTGGTGAGCCGGTCATTCGCCGGGGTGTCGATATGGCCATGCGGATGATGGGGGAGCAATTCGTCACCGGCGAAACCATTGAGGAGGCGCTGAAACGCGCCCGCCCGCTGGAAGCCAGGGGCTTTCGCTATTCCTACGACATGCTGGGTGAGGCGGCGACCACGGCTGGCGATGCGGCGCGGTATTTCCGGGATTACCAGCAGGCCATCCATGCCATCGGCAAGGCTTCGGCGGGACGCGGCATTTATGATGGTCCCGGCATTTCCATCAAGCTGTCAGCCCTGCATCCGCGCTACAGCCGCACCAAGGCCGAGCGGGTGATGCGCGAATTGCTGCCACAGGTCAAGGCGCTGGCGCTGCTGGCCAAGCACTATGATATTGGCCTCAATATCGATGCCGAAGAGGCCGACCGGCTGGAACTGTCGCTGGATCTGCTGGAAGACCTTTGCCTCGATCCGGCCTTGTCGGGTTGGGATGGCATGGGGTTTGTGGTGCAGGCCTATGGCAAGCGCTGCCCCTTCGTGCTGGATTTCATCATCGATCTTGCGCACCGCGCAGAACGCCGGATCATGGTGCGGCTGGTCAAGGGGGCCTATTGGGATGCCGAGATCAAGCGGGCGCAGGTCGATGGGCTGGCGGATTTTCCGGTCTATACCCGCAAGGTTCACACCGACGTCTCCTATATCGCCTGTGCCAAAAAGCTGCTGGCGGCGCGGGATGTGATCTTTCCGCAATTTGCCACCCACAATGCCCAGACGCTGGCGGCGATCTACCATCTGGCCGGTCCGGATTTCAAAACCGGCTCCTACGAGTTTCAGTGCCTGCATGGCATGGGAGAGCCGCTCTATGACGAAGTCGTGGGCAAGGCGAAGCTAGATCGCCCCTGCCGGATCTACGCGCCTGTGGGCACGCATGAGACGCTGCTGGCCTATCTGGTGCGCCGCCTGTTGGAAAATGGCGCCAATTCTTCCTTCGTCAACCGCATCGCCGATCCGACTGTCTCAGTGGATGCGTTGATTGCCGATCCGACCGAAACCGTGCTCGCCATGGCGCAGCCGGGAGCAAAGCATGACAGGATTGCCTTGCCCGCCGATCTTTTCGAAGGCCGCAAAAATTCCGCAGGCCTTGATCTTAGCAATGAAGCGGTGTTGCAGGTGCTTGGGGAGACCCTACGCCAGACCGTACTCGGGTCTTGGGATGCGGTGCCCGCTTTGATCGCGGGGACAAGTGCCGGGCCTGTCCGTCCTGTCGTCAATCCCGGCGACCACCGTGATGTGGTCGGCGCTATCAGGGAAGCCACCGAGGAAGAGGCTCGCCAGGCCGTGGCCGATGCCGCGCTTCATGCGCAGACCTGGGCGCAGACGGTGCCTTTAGAGCGGGCGCGGATGCTGGACGAGGCCGCCGACCTGATGCAGGCGCGCTTGCCGATGCTGCTGGGGCTGATCATGCGCGAGGCGGGCAAATCGGCGGCCAATGCGATTGCCGAGGTGCGCGAGGCCATCGACTTTCTGCGCTACTATGCCGAGCAGGCGCGCCGGACCCTGGGGCCGGTATATGCGCCATTGGGTCCGATCGTCTGCATCAGCCCCTGGAATTTTCCGTTGGCGATTTTCACCGGACAGGTGGCGGCAGCGCTGGTGGCAGGCAATCCGGTTCTGGCCAAGCCCGCTGAGGAAACACCGCTGATTGCCGCTGAGGCCATACGCCTGCTGCATCAGGCAGGCGTTCCGGCTGCTGCCCTTCAGCTTCTGCCCGGTGACGGGCGGATCGGCGCGGCGCTGGTGGCCTCGCCGCAGGTGGCGGGCGTGATGTTTACCGGCTCGACTGAGGTCGCCAAACTGATCCAGAAGGAACTTGCCGGGCGTCTGCTGGCCAATGGCAGGCCGATCCCGCTGATTGCCGAGACCGGTGGCCAGAACGCGATGATTGTCGATTCCTCGGCGCTTGCCGAACAGGTGGTTGCGGATGTGATTGCGTCTGCCTTCGACAGCGCCGGTCAGCGGTGTTCGGCGCTCCGGGTTCTGTGCCTTCAGGAGGAGGTGGCGGATCGCATTCTTGCCATGCTGAAAGGCGCACTGCATGAACTGACCTTGGGCCGCACCGACCGGCTGTCCACGGATATCGGCCCGGTGATTACCGCCGAGGCCAAGGGCGTGATCGAGGCGCATATTGACGCCATGCGCGCCAAGGGCAAGGCGTTGGAGCAGATCGGTGCGGGCGAGGGGACGGAGCATGGCACCTTTGTTACGCCGACCATCATCGAGATCGGCGCATTGTCCGATCTTAAGCGGGAAGTATTTGGCCCGGTCCTGCATGTGCTGCGCTACCGGCGCAACGATCTCGATCGCCTGATCGACCAGATCAATGCCACCGGCTATGGCCTGACCTTCGGCCTGCATACACGGCTGGATGAGACCATTGCCCATGTGACATCCAGAGTGAAGGCGGGCAATCTCTACATCAACCGCAATGTGATTGGTGCAGTGGTGGGCGTACAGCCGTTCGGTGGTCGTGGCCTGTCCGGCACCGGGCCGAAGGCTGGTGGCCCGCTCTATCTGGGCCGTCTGGTTGAAAAGCCGCCGGTGCCGCCGCACCATAGTTCGGTTCATGTCGATCCGGGCCTGCTGGATTTTGCCAAATGGCTTGACGAGCAGGGTGAAACGGCAGCGGCGGAGGCAACGCGCAACCTCGGCAGCCTTTCCGCCGTCGGGTTGGTTCAGGATCTGCTGGGGCCGGTCGGCGAGCGCAATCTGTACGCGCTGCATCCGCGTGGCACCATTCTGCTGCTGCCCCGCACCAGCCAAGGGCTTTACCGGCAAATGGCCAGCGCGCTCGCGACAGGCAACAGCATCGTCATCGATACAAGTGCTGGTCTCCACGAAGCGCTGGCGGGCCTGCCGGATGGTCTGCTTGCCCGTATCAGCTTTGTTGAAACGTCAGGCTGGGCTGAGGCCGGTCCGTTCGCAGGCGCATTGCTGGAAGGCGAGGGGGAGCAGATTATCGAGCGGGCAAAATCCATTGCCGCCCTGCCCGGTCCGCTGGTCTTGCTTCAGGCGGCTTCCAGTGACGAGCTTGGTGTTGATGATGCCTATTGCCTGAACTGGCTGGTCGAGGAGGTTTCAGTGTCCACCAATACGGCTGCTGCCGGTGGCAATGCCAGCCTGATGGCCATCGGCTGA